The Streptomyces sp. B3I8 nucleotide sequence CGCAGGTTGTCCGGCACGGCGCTCTGCGGGGTGCCGCCGAGCACGATGTGCACCTGGGCGACGGCGATGGTCACCCCGATGCCGGCGAGCATGCCGTGCACGATCGCGGGACTGACCGCGAGTGCCGTACGGGCCACACGCAGGCAGCCGAGGAGGAGCTGGGCGCAGCCGGCAAGGACAGTGATCGCGCAGGTGGCGCGCCATCCGTAGCGCTGGATGAGGTCGGCGGTGACCACGGTGAGCCCGGCGGCGGGACCGCTGACCTGCAGCGGGGAGCCGCCGAGCCGACCGGTGACGAGGCCGCCGACGGCCGCGGCCACCAGGCCGGCCTGCAGGGGCGCGTCGGTGGCGAGGGCGATGCCCAGGGACAGCGGGAGTGCGATCAGGAAGACCGCGATCGATGCCGACAGATCGGCGCCGGCGATGCGGAACCGGCGGCGTGGCGCGGGCGGGGGGCTGTGTGGTGGGTGGGTGCGCCTGGTGTGGCTCGGATCGGTGGCGTGAGTGGGCAGGCAGGCTGACACGGGTGTCGTCTCCTCTGGAGGCACGGCTGGCAGCGATGGGTACTGCATTGCCAAGATTCGGCAAATCAAAAGTAATGCAAAGTAAAAAAGAGAGTAGCTGGAATCCGAGCAAGTGGCGCAATAAGTCACTCTTGCGGGTTAGTCAGTAATTTCATCGGCTTGTCATACAAATTCCTTCGAAGTCGCGTGCGACCTTGACCGGGCTGTTCGCGTGCGCGGTTTTCGTCCCGTACGGCGGCCCGCCGGACGGGCTCCGCGGCACGCCCGACCGGCCTTGCCCCGAACGAAGGAAGAAGGTGGGCGGAGATGGCCGCCACCCAGAAGATCGCCGCAGGCGTCGCACTCGCCGCGGCCTGTGCCACCGCGGTCGCCGGCTGCGCGACCGACACCACTCACGCCCCGCCCGGGGAACACGCCTCCGGCGCCCCTGGGCGTTCCGGTGTACCCGGCGGCAAGCAGGGCGCCGGTGCGCCGGCCGCTCCGGGCAGCGTGTTCCGCCCCCTCGGCGACGGCTCCACCGCGTACACGGGTGCGCAGCCCCACCTGCCCAGACCCGAGCGGCTGAAGCCCGGCCAGCAGCCCCCGCAGTTCGTTGTCTTCTCCTGGGACGGCGCGGGAGAGGACAGCCAGAAGCTGTTCTCGCGCTTCCGTCAGGTCGCCAAGGACAACGACGCGACCATGACCTTCTTCCTCAGCGGGGTCTACATGCTCCCCGAGGAGAAACGCGACCTGTACCGGCCGCCGCAGCACGCGCCCGGCCGTTCGGACATCGGCTTCAACGACGAGCAGGGCATCCGGGACACCGCCACCCAGGCGCGTCTGGCGTGGCTGGAGGGCAATGAGATCGGGACCCATTTCAACGGACACTTCTGCGGGCCCGACGGCGGGGGCGGCAAGTGGTCGGTCGACGAATGGAAGTCCGAGATCACCCAGGCCAAGTCGTTCGTGAAGTCCTGGAAGACCAATGCCCCCGGCCTGAAGAACCTGCCTCCGCTGCCCTTCGACTACGACAAGGAGCTCATCGGCGGGCGCACGCCCTGTCTGGAGGGTCAGAAGAACTTCGTCAAGGCGGCCCGCGACCTGGGCTTCCGGTACGACAGTTCCGGCGTGAACGAACAGGTGTGGCCCGCCAAGAAGGAAGGTCTCTGGGACCTGTCCATGCAACTCGTGCCTTTCCCCGGGCACTCGTACCAGCAGCTCACCATGGACTACAACTTCATGGTCAACCAGTCGGGCACTCGCACCCAGGGCGACCCCGGCAAGCGGGAGATGTGGGGCGACCAGATGCGCGACGGCCTCCTGCAGGGCTTCGACCGCGTCTATCACGGCAACCGCGCGCCCCTGATCATCGGCAACCACTTCGAGTCCTGGAACGGCGGTACCTATATGCGCGCCGTCCAGGAGGTCGTCGAAAGCGTGTGCAACAAGCCTGAGGTGCGCTGCGTCTCCTTCCGTCAACTGGCCGACTGGCTGGACGCTCAGGACCCGCGGGTCCTCGCCGAACTGCGCGGCCTGAAGGTGGGCGAGGCCCCGAAGGCGGGATGGGCCTCCTTCCTGTCGGACCGGTCGGCCCCGGCACCGAAGGGGGTGCCCGGGGCACCGGCGGAGAGAGCTGAGAAGGGCGAGCGCAGCAGCAAGGGCTAGGCGGGCGCCGCATCACCGGGCCGGGCGCCCGGACGTGAAGAAGGACACTCCCGCACGTCCGGGCGGTCCGGGTGCGTAGGGTCGTACTCATGAGTACGACAGGTGCGACCGCCGATCCGCTCGCCGCCCTCGCGACGCTGCCCGGCGTGCCCGAGGCCGTGGAATCCGTGCGCAAGGCAGTGGACCGGGTCTACGGACACCGGATCATGCGGCGCCGCAGCAACGAGATCACCTCCGAGGCCGCACTGCGCGGTGCCCGTGGCTCGGCGGCGCTGTCCGGCGCCGACTGGGCGCTCGAGGAAGTACGCCGTCGCACCGACTTCGGCGACGGCGACGCCCGTACGGTCGGTGCGGCGCTGCGGCTGACCGCGGAGGCCGGGCAGCTGCTGTCCATCTGGAGGCAGTCCCCCCTGAGGGTGCTGGCGCGGTTGCACCTGGTGGCGGCAGCGAGCGAGGAGGACGAGGTCGGACGTCCCCGTCGGGACGGCGAGCCGGTCCACGAGCCGCTCGTCGAACTGCCGCTCCCGGGTGCCGCCGAGGTCTCGGGCCGTCTGGACGGTCTCTCCGAGCTGGTCATCGCGGGCGGTTCGGCGCCCGCCCTGGTGACCGCGGCCGTCGTGCACGGCGAGCTGGTTGCCCTGCGGCCGTTCGGCTCGTACAACGGTGTCGTCGCGCGCGCGGCGGAGCGCCTCGTACTGGTCGGCAGCGGCCTGGATCCCAAGGCGGTGTGCCCCTCGGAGGCGGGCCACGCCGAGCTGGGCCGGGCGGCGTACGTCGCCGCCCTGGAGGGATACGTCAGCGGCACCCCGGAGGGCATGGTCGCTTGGATCACCCACTGCGGCCGGGCCGTCGAGCTGGGCGCCCGGGAGTCGACGGCGGTGTGCGAGGCACTCCAGCGCGGGGCAGCGTGACGCCACGTACGGCGCGCAGGAATGTGCGTGCTCGTACGGGCACAAGAATGCGGCGGTACGACAATCGTACCGCCGCTGGCATGGGCGCCGGGTTACCAAGCGTCCTCGATATGTTGCCCATCAGGTCGGGTACTTCGCCCGTCACCTGGTGCGGCTGGCCCGTAATCGACGGGTCGACGTCGCGTGGGTGCCCGGTGTCCATGCGCGGTCCGTGGGACCAACAGCGTTACAAAAGGGGATCCTCGCGGATGTCCTTCGGTCTCGCGGTCCGTTGATTCCTTTGTACTCCTGGACCCGGACAAGGGGAAGTGGAGCCCGCGCTTCTTTACTTTTGTCGTCAAAAGCTCATGAATCGGGCGTGCGGCGATGAGGGGGCGGTGAGTGGAGGAGGGCTTGGCCGGCGGACGGGCCGCCAGGCGGACGGGCCGATGCCGGGCGGAGACCGGTGTTCCGCCGAGGCGTCAGGCGGTTGCCGCGCGCCGCCTGCTGGCGTACCAGACAAGTCCCGCCGTGGCCGCCGCCGCTCCCACCGCGGCCATCGCCACGAGAGCCGGCCGTGGCGGCACCGAGAACCCGGGCAGCCGTTGCTTGAGTCGTACCGGTCGGTGGAAGTCGAGCACCGGCCAGCCGCGGGCGACGGCCTCGCGGCGCAGCGCCCGGTCGGGGTTGACGGCGTGCGGGTGTCCGACGGACTCCAGCATCGGGACATCGGTCGCGGAGTCGCTGTACGCGTAGCAGCGGGCGAGGTCGTACCCCTCGGAGGCGGCCAGTTCGCGCACCGCTTCCGCCTTGGTCGGTCCGTACGCGTAGTACTCCACCTCGCCGGTGAAGCAGCCGTCGTCGCCCACCACCATCCGGGTCGCCACGACCCGGTCCGCGCCGAGCAGTTCCCCGATGGGTTCGACCACTTCGGCACCGGAGGTGGAGACGATGACGACATCGCGTCCGGCGGTGTGGTGCGCCTCGATCAGGGACGCGGCCTCGTCGTAGATGATCGGGTCGATGAGGTCGTGCAGCGTCTCGGCGACGATCTCCTTCACCTGCTGGACGTTCCAGCCCCGGCAGAGCGCGGACAGGTACTGCCGCATGCGCTCCATCTGGTCGTGGTCCGCGCCGCCGGCCAGGAAGACGAACTGGGCATAGGCGGTACGCAGGACGGCCCGGCGGTTGATCAGGCCGCCTTGGTAGAACGACTTGCTGAACGTGAGCGTGCTCGACTTCGCAATGACCGTCTTGTCCAGGTCAAAGAAGGCCGCTGTGCGGGGCGAGGAGTGCTTTTCCACGGGCCCGAGCATATGCGCCCACCATTCGGGCTAGCGCGGGGCGCGGCTGGTTTGCCTGAGAGGGGCTTCGGGTACACCATGGAAGTCACGGATCGTTCGCGACCGTGCTAACCCGGCCCGACTCCTCCCCCCCCGAGTCGGCCGTGGAGACGACCCCCGCTCTCCCCCCCGGCGGGGGTCGTCGCATGTCCGGATGGGTTTTCTCGTTCCGAGCCCGGTTGATGCAACGGCCCTGCGTGGAACCGGGGGTTATTTGTCATGGGCATGACTTGCTACTCAGGGTAGTCATGGTGTAGCGGTATGACAGTCGTACGCCGTTCACCGATATGGGTGAGCGCGATATCCACAATCGCCGAGTTGTCCACCGTTTTGGACCAAGATCCACACGATTTCGGGGAGCGCCACATCGTGTTTCCAGCGCGTCCACTCGCGGCGAGTTCGGCGGAGTTCATGGCCGGTTGTCGTTTGTCGGACGCAATGGCCGGTTCGTATCGGCTGTTCGCCGTGAGAACCCGACGACGAAGGGGCTGGAGACCGTGACGGAAACCATCGAGCACGACGGGACACACCGCGCAGAGGGACGGCAGCGCGGACCGCTGATCGTCACCGAGGACACCGAGCTGCTCGACGACCTGCTGCGCCTGTGCGCCGCCGCGGGTGCCCGGCCCGAGGTGCATCCGACGGTGCCCGAGGGCCGGGAACGCTGGGAGGCGGCGCCCTTGGTGCTGGTCGGGAACGACGCGGTGCCCCGGGTCCGGGGGGCCACCCGCAGGCGGGGAGTGGTGCTGGTCGGACGGGACCAGGACGACTCGGGAGTGTGGCGCCGGGCCGTCGAGATCGGGGCCGACCACGTCCTCGTGCTCCCGGACGGCGAACAGTGGCTGGTCGACCGCATCGCCGACGTCACCGAGGGCGTGGGGCGTCCGGCCCTGACCGTCGGGGTGCTCGGCGGACGTGGCGGGGCGGGCGCCTCCACACTGGCCTGCGCGCTCGCCGTCACCTCCGCCCGCGAGGGCCGGCGCACCCTCTTGGTGGACGCGGACCCGCTGGGCGGCGGACTGGACGTCCTGCTGTGCGGTGAGTCGGCGCGCGGTCTGCGCTGGCCCGCCTTCGCCGCCTCGCGGGGCCGCGTGGGCAGCGGGGCACTGGAGGAGTCACTGCCCGCGCTGCACGCCCTGCGAGTGCTGAGCTGGGACCGGAGCGACGCCGTGACGGTGCCTCCCGAAGCTGTCCGTGCCGTCCTGGCCGCCGCCCGTCGACGCGGGGGCACGGTGGTCGTCGACCTGCCGCGCCGATTCGACGAGGGCACCGCCGAGGTTCTCGCACAGGTCGACCTGGGGCTCCTGGTCGTCCCGGCCGAGCTGCGCGCGATCGCCGCGGCCCGGCGGGTGGCGTCGGCGGCCGGCCTGGTCCTGGGCGACCTCCGGGTTGCGGTGCGCGCCCCCTTCGCGCCCGGGTTGGACGACCGTGAGGTGGCCCGGTTGCTCGGGCTGCCGCTGGCCGGCGAGGTGCCGACGGAACTCCTCGCCCCGGACGGGGGCACACCGCCCGGAGCGGCGGCGCGAGGCCCGCTCGCCCGCTTCTGCTCGGCCTTCTGGAGCCGGGCCCTGACCGGGACGGAGGCGGCGTGAACGGCGTCGGCGTGCGAAGCGGTGGCGGAAGCGGCAATGGCCTCGGGAGCGGAGGCGGGAGCGGCAGGGCCAGTGGCCGTGGAAGTGGCGTCGGCACGGAGCGCGCCGACGACCGCCGTTCCGAGACCGGACATGCCGCACTGTTGGACGGGGTGCGGCGATGGCTGGCCGAGAGCGGGGCCGAACCGACCCCCGCACGCGTGGCACAGGCCCTGCGGGAGCAGGGCAGGGTGCTGGGCGACGCCGAAATCCTCGGCACCGCCGAGCGGCTGCGCTCCGAACTGGTCGGCAGCGGGCCGCTGGAACCGTTGCTCGCCGACCCCTCGGTGACCGACGTGCTGGTCTCGGCGCCCGATCGGGTCTGGGTGGACCGCGGCGGCGGCCTGGTGCTCACGCCGGTGACCTTCCCGGACGCGGCGGCCGTACGGCGTCTCGCACAGCGCCTCGCGGCCGTGGCGGGACGGCGCCTCGACGATGCGCGGCCCTGGGTGGACGCTCGGCTTCCGGACGGCACCCGACTCCATGCCGTCCTGCCTCCGGTCGCCGTCGGTTCCACCTGTCTGTCCCTCCGGGTGGTCCGGCCGCGCGCCTTCACCCTCGGCGAGCTGGTCGAGGCGGGCACGGTACCGCCCGGCGGCGACCGCCTGCTGCGGGCACTGATCGACGCCCGGCTGTCGTACGTCATCAGCGGTGGCACCGGCTCGGGCAAGACGACTCTGCTCAGCGCGTTGCTGGGCCTGGTGGACCCGGGGGAGCGGATCGTCCTTGCCGAGGACTCCGCGGAGCTGCGGCCGCACCACCCCCATGTGGTGCGGCTGGAGGGACGTCCCGCCAACCAGGAGGGCGCCGGCCTGGTCGAACTACCGGACCTGGTGCGGCAGGCGCTGCGGATGAGACCCGACCGGCTGGTCGTCGGCGAGGTGCGGGGCCCGGAGGTCGTCTCCCTGCTGGCGGCTCTGAACACAGGACATGACGGCGGTTCGGGCACGCTTCACGCCAACGCGGCGGCCCAGGTGCCTGCCCGTCTCGAAGCGCTCGGCACCGCCGCCGGACTCGATCGCGCGGCCCTGCACAGCCAGCTCGCCGCCGCACTGTCGGTCGTTCTTCACCTCGTGCGCGACCGCACCGGTTGGCGGCGCATCGCCGAGGTGCACGTCCTGGAGCGGGACGCGGCCGGGTGGGTGGTCACCGTGCCCGCGCTGCGCTGGGGCAGGAACGCCTTCGTCCGGGAGGAGGGCTGGGAGCGGCTGAGAGTCCTCCTCCGACAGGCGGGCGTGGACGAGGGCGAAGGCGAAGGCGCGGGCGAGGACGCGACGACGGAGACCGGGATCGGAGGACGAGCGGGTGCTGTGCGATGCGGTGAGTAGGGCCCGGGTGAGGGGCGGGAGCAGGACAAGGGATGAGGGCTGACGATGAGGGGAGTGGGGCGGTGACGGGGATGGGCGTGGTGGCCGCGTGCGCCGGTCTGGTCTGCGCGGGGACGGCCGCCTGGTTGCTCGGCGGGCGGCACGGCGGCCCCGGGCGGGCCCGGCTGCTGCTCGCCGGTGCGGACGGCGGGGCAGGTGAGAC carries:
- a CDS encoding HAD family phosphatase; amino-acid sequence: MLGPVEKHSSPRTAAFFDLDKTVIAKSSTLTFSKSFYQGGLINRRAVLRTAYAQFVFLAGGADHDQMERMRQYLSALCRGWNVQQVKEIVAETLHDLIDPIIYDEAASLIEAHHTAGRDVVIVSTSGAEVVEPIGELLGADRVVATRMVVGDDGCFTGEVEYYAYGPTKAEAVRELAASEGYDLARCYAYSDSATDVPMLESVGHPHAVNPDRALRREAVARGWPVLDFHRPVRLKQRLPGFSVPPRPALVAMAAVGAAAATAGLVWYASRRRAATA
- a CDS encoding oxidoreductase; amino-acid sequence: MSTTGATADPLAALATLPGVPEAVESVRKAVDRVYGHRIMRRRSNEITSEAALRGARGSAALSGADWALEEVRRRTDFGDGDARTVGAALRLTAEAGQLLSIWRQSPLRVLARLHLVAAASEEDEVGRPRRDGEPVHEPLVELPLPGAAEVSGRLDGLSELVIAGGSAPALVTAAVVHGELVALRPFGSYNGVVARAAERLVLVGSGLDPKAVCPSEAGHAELGRAAYVAALEGYVSGTPEGMVAWITHCGRAVELGARESTAVCEALQRGAA
- a CDS encoding TadA family conjugal transfer-associated ATPase, which produces MLDGVRRWLAESGAEPTPARVAQALREQGRVLGDAEILGTAERLRSELVGSGPLEPLLADPSVTDVLVSAPDRVWVDRGGGLVLTPVTFPDAAAVRRLAQRLAAVAGRRLDDARPWVDARLPDGTRLHAVLPPVAVGSTCLSLRVVRPRAFTLGELVEAGTVPPGGDRLLRALIDARLSYVISGGTGSGKTTLLSALLGLVDPGERIVLAEDSAELRPHHPHVVRLEGRPANQEGAGLVELPDLVRQALRMRPDRLVVGEVRGPEVVSLLAALNTGHDGGSGTLHANAAAQVPARLEALGTAAGLDRAALHSQLAAALSVVLHLVRDRTGWRRIAEVHVLERDAAGWVVTVPALRWGRNAFVREEGWERLRVLLRQAGVDEGEGEGAGEDATTETGIGGRAGAVRCGE
- the ssd gene encoding septum site-determining protein Ssd; amino-acid sequence: METVTETIEHDGTHRAEGRQRGPLIVTEDTELLDDLLRLCAAAGARPEVHPTVPEGRERWEAAPLVLVGNDAVPRVRGATRRRGVVLVGRDQDDSGVWRRAVEIGADHVLVLPDGEQWLVDRIADVTEGVGRPALTVGVLGGRGGAGASTLACALAVTSAREGRRTLLVDADPLGGGLDVLLCGESARGLRWPAFAASRGRVGSGALEESLPALHALRVLSWDRSDAVTVPPEAVRAVLAAARRRGGTVVVDLPRRFDEGTAEVLAQVDLGLLVVPAELRAIAAARRVASAAGLVLGDLRVAVRAPFAPGLDDREVARLLGLPLAGEVPTELLAPDGGTPPGAAARGPLARFCSAFWSRALTGTEAA